One Clavibacter zhangzhiyongii genomic region harbors:
- a CDS encoding succinate dehydrogenase hydrophobic membrane anchor subunit, producing MSDIAQQVSVERPRQARQPRPQGGVNWEKWGWMYMRASGVVLVVLIFGHLYVNLINGEGIKAIDFAFVGGKLSDPFWKVWDIALLWLAVIHGANGMRTLVNDYAASPRTRKILKGALVASTVVLLVLGTLVVFTFDPCPAGQPADLLPAFCGDL from the coding sequence ATGAGCGACATCGCACAGCAGGTGAGCGTCGAGCGTCCCCGCCAGGCCAGGCAGCCCCGCCCCCAGGGCGGCGTGAACTGGGAGAAGTGGGGCTGGATGTACATGCGCGCCTCGGGCGTCGTGCTCGTCGTGCTCATCTTCGGCCACCTCTACGTCAACCTCATCAACGGCGAGGGCATCAAGGCCATCGACTTCGCGTTCGTCGGCGGCAAGCTGTCCGACCCGTTCTGGAAGGTGTGGGACATCGCGCTGCTCTGGCTCGCGGTCATCCACGGCGCCAACGGCATGCGCACGCTCGTGAACGACTACGCGGCGTCGCCCCGCACCCGGAAGATCCTGAAGGGCGCGCTCGTCGCGTCCACCGTGGTCCTCCTCGTGCTCGGCACCCTCGTGGTCTTCACGTTCGACCCGTGCCCCGCCGGCCAGCCCGCGGACCTCCTCCCCGCCTTCTGCGGCGACCTCTAG
- a CDS encoding exodeoxyribonuclease III, with protein MPSNLRVASINTNGIRAAFRKGMGDWLATRDVDILAIQEVRAETSDIEGLLGPEWNVLHDAATAKGRAGVAIASRRRAEIHRVAIGEEDFDSAGRWLEADYDLDGMLVTVVSAYVHSGEVGTAKQDEKWRFLDGMERRLPEIAAHSELAVVVGDLNVGHRELDIRNWKGNVKRAGFLPRERAYLDRITGPAGEDVTGVDGSTGPGLGWVDVGRQQAGEVDGPYTWWSWRGKAFDNDTGWRIDYQLATPALAEKVVGYAVDRAEAYDQRWSDHTPVVVDYAI; from the coding sequence ATGCCCTCGAACCTCCGCGTCGCGTCCATCAACACGAACGGCATCCGGGCCGCGTTCCGCAAGGGCATGGGCGACTGGCTCGCCACGCGCGACGTCGACATCCTCGCGATCCAGGAGGTCCGCGCCGAGACGAGCGACATCGAGGGCCTCCTCGGCCCCGAGTGGAACGTGCTGCACGACGCCGCGACCGCCAAGGGCCGCGCGGGCGTCGCCATCGCGAGCCGCCGCCGCGCGGAGATCCACCGCGTCGCCATCGGCGAGGAGGACTTCGACAGCGCGGGCCGCTGGCTCGAGGCCGACTACGACCTGGACGGCATGCTCGTCACGGTCGTGAGCGCCTACGTGCACTCCGGCGAGGTCGGCACCGCCAAGCAGGACGAGAAGTGGCGCTTCCTCGACGGGATGGAGCGGCGCCTGCCCGAGATCGCCGCGCACTCCGAGCTCGCCGTCGTCGTGGGCGACCTCAACGTCGGCCACCGCGAGCTCGACATCCGCAACTGGAAGGGCAACGTGAAGCGCGCCGGCTTCCTGCCGCGCGAGCGCGCCTACCTCGACCGCATCACCGGCCCGGCCGGCGAGGACGTCACGGGCGTCGACGGATCCACCGGGCCCGGCCTCGGCTGGGTCGACGTCGGCCGCCAGCAGGCCGGCGAGGTCGACGGCCCGTACACGTGGTGGAGCTGGCGCGGCAAGGCCTTCGACAACGACACCGGCTGGCGCATCGACTACCAGCTCGCGACCCCGGCCCTCGCCGAGAAGGTCGTCGGGTACGCGGTCGACCGCGCCGAGGCGTACGACCAGCGATGGTCGGACCACACGCCCGTCGTCGTCGACTACGCGATCTGA
- a CDS encoding mannose-1-phosphate guanylyltransferase, whose amino-acid sequence MAEKTSAISRFYSVIPAGGVGSRLWPLSRADAPKFLHDLTGSGRTLLRDTWERLAPLSGEERIMVVTGRAHRAAVEAQLPELADPNVVLESEGRDSTAAIALAAAILERREPGVIIGSFAADHVISDPDLFRDTVREAVIAADAGYITTIGITPTEPATGFGYIHTGKALSIEDAPHALEVASFVEKPSIGVARGYVKGGTHLWNAGMFIARADRLLEELGRTEPELLKGVLELAEAWDTAERGVVVDRVWPNLKKIAIDYSVAEPAAARGALAVIPGRFTWDDVGDFASVAKMHSSGRKSDLVILGEDARVLSDASSGIVVANSKRVISLIGVRDIVVVDTPDALLVTTKENAQRVKSVVDALKLSGGTDVL is encoded by the coding sequence ATGGCCGAGAAGACGAGCGCGATCTCCCGTTTCTACAGCGTGATCCCCGCGGGAGGCGTGGGCTCCCGTCTCTGGCCGCTCTCGCGTGCCGACGCCCCGAAGTTCCTCCACGACCTCACGGGATCCGGCCGCACGCTCCTGCGCGACACGTGGGAGCGGCTCGCGCCCCTCTCCGGCGAGGAGCGGATCATGGTCGTCACCGGCCGCGCGCACCGCGCCGCCGTCGAGGCGCAGCTGCCCGAGCTCGCCGACCCGAACGTCGTCCTCGAGAGCGAGGGCCGCGACAGCACGGCGGCCATCGCGCTCGCCGCCGCGATCCTCGAGCGCCGCGAGCCGGGCGTCATCATCGGCTCGTTCGCGGCCGACCACGTGATCTCCGACCCCGACCTCTTCCGCGACACGGTCCGCGAGGCCGTCATCGCCGCGGACGCCGGGTACATCACCACCATCGGCATCACGCCGACCGAGCCCGCCACCGGCTTCGGCTACATCCACACGGGCAAGGCGCTGAGCATCGAGGACGCCCCGCACGCGCTCGAGGTCGCCTCCTTCGTGGAGAAGCCGAGCATCGGCGTCGCACGCGGCTACGTGAAGGGCGGCACGCACCTCTGGAACGCCGGCATGTTCATCGCCCGGGCCGACCGCCTGCTCGAGGAGCTCGGCCGCACGGAGCCGGAGCTGCTGAAGGGCGTGCTCGAGCTCGCCGAGGCGTGGGACACCGCCGAGCGCGGCGTGGTCGTCGACCGCGTCTGGCCGAACCTCAAGAAGATCGCCATCGACTACTCGGTCGCCGAGCCCGCCGCCGCACGCGGGGCCCTTGCCGTCATCCCCGGCCGCTTCACGTGGGACGACGTGGGCGACTTCGCCTCCGTCGCCAAGATGCACTCGAGCGGCCGCAAGTCCGACCTCGTCATCCTGGGCGAGGACGCGCGCGTGCTCTCGGACGCCTCGAGCGGCATCGTCGTCGCCAACAGCAAGCGCGTCATCAGCCTCATCGGTGTGCGCGACATCGTCGTCGTCGACACCCCGGACGCCCTCCTCGTGACCACCAAGGAGAACGCGCAGCGCGTGAAGAGCGTGGTGGACGCGCTCAAGCTCAGCGGCGGGACGGACGTCCTGTAA
- a CDS encoding succinate dehydrogenase iron-sulfur subunit yields MSTATLDAPPAGEASAIPTFTVTLIIRRYLPGQDAEPRWEDFDVEVYPTDRILDALHKIKWEQDGSLTFRRSCAHGVCGSDAMRINGRNRLACKTLIKDLDIDQPIYVEAIKGLPLEKDLVVDMEPFFESFRDVQPFLISNTKPEKGKERIQSAAERARFDDTTKCILCAACTSSCPVFWTDGQYFGPAAIVNAHRFIFDSRDESNVRLDILNDKEGVWRCRTTFNCSEACPRGIQVTQAIAEVKQAIMRGKA; encoded by the coding sequence GTGAGCACCGCAACCCTGGACGCACCCCCCGCGGGAGAGGCGTCCGCCATCCCCACCTTCACGGTGACCCTCATCATCCGCCGCTACCTCCCCGGCCAGGACGCCGAGCCGAGGTGGGAGGACTTCGACGTCGAGGTGTACCCGACCGACCGGATCCTCGACGCGCTGCACAAGATCAAGTGGGAGCAGGACGGGTCGCTGACCTTCCGCCGCTCCTGCGCGCACGGCGTGTGCGGATCCGACGCGATGCGCATCAACGGCCGCAACCGCCTGGCGTGCAAGACGCTCATCAAGGACCTCGACATCGACCAGCCCATCTACGTGGAGGCCATCAAGGGCCTGCCGCTGGAGAAGGACCTGGTCGTCGACATGGAGCCGTTCTTCGAGTCGTTCCGCGACGTGCAGCCGTTCCTCATCTCGAACACGAAGCCGGAGAAGGGCAAGGAGCGGATCCAGTCCGCGGCCGAGCGCGCCCGCTTCGACGACACCACCAAGTGCATCCTCTGCGCCGCGTGCACGTCGTCGTGCCCCGTCTTCTGGACGGACGGCCAGTACTTCGGCCCGGCCGCCATCGTCAACGCGCACCGCTTCATCTTCGACTCGCGCGACGAGTCGAACGTGCGCCTCGACATCCTCAACGACAAGGAGGGCGTGTGGCGCTGCCGCACGACCTTCAACTGCTCCGAGGCGTGCCCGCGCGGCATCCAGGTGACGCAGGCGATCGCCGAGGTCAAGCAGGCGATCATGCGCGGCAAGGCGTAG
- a CDS encoding glycosyltransferase family 4 protein, protein MRVAVVSESFLPTVNGVTTSVCRVLEHLRDRGHEVLVIAPDAGAPAEFAGFRVHGVPAIAYRQFPVGIPSPHVLRLLTDFAPDVLHAASPLFLGAQAIAAATRIDTPSVAVFQTDVAGYARRNRLAATAPYVWRLVRWIHQGADLTLAPSSAAAADLAAAGVERVARWGRGVDLDRYHPRNRAMEDAVALRHRVAPGGETVVGYVGRIAPEKQLERLQALRGIRGVRFLIAGDGPSQASARRALAGMPVTWLGRVGGRELAAAYAAMDVFVHTGTEETFGQTVQEAHASGLPVVAPHAGGPIDLVDHGTDGFLFDPASPRDADLRRLVDQLVASEPMRLRMGEAGRRAVLGRSWATIGDELIGHYGRAVSARRSALQTADPAGAGPVPVGA, encoded by the coding sequence ATGCGCGTAGCCGTCGTCAGCGAGAGCTTCCTGCCCACCGTCAACGGCGTCACCACCAGCGTCTGCCGGGTGCTCGAGCACCTGCGGGACCGCGGGCACGAGGTCCTCGTCATCGCCCCGGACGCGGGCGCCCCCGCCGAGTTCGCGGGCTTCCGCGTGCACGGCGTCCCGGCCATCGCCTACCGGCAGTTCCCCGTCGGGATCCCGAGCCCGCACGTGCTGCGCCTCCTCACCGACTTCGCGCCGGACGTGCTGCACGCCGCGTCCCCCCTCTTCCTCGGCGCGCAGGCCATCGCGGCCGCGACGCGCATCGACACCCCGTCGGTGGCCGTGTTCCAGACGGACGTCGCCGGGTACGCCCGCCGCAACCGCCTCGCCGCGACCGCGCCCTACGTCTGGCGGCTCGTGCGCTGGATCCACCAGGGCGCCGACCTGACCCTCGCGCCCTCGAGCGCCGCGGCGGCCGACCTCGCCGCGGCGGGCGTCGAGCGCGTGGCCCGCTGGGGCCGCGGCGTCGACCTCGACCGCTACCACCCCCGCAACCGCGCCATGGAGGACGCGGTCGCGCTCCGCCACCGCGTCGCGCCCGGCGGCGAGACCGTCGTCGGGTACGTCGGCCGCATCGCCCCCGAGAAGCAGCTCGAGCGGCTGCAGGCGCTCCGGGGGATCCGCGGCGTGCGCTTCCTCATCGCGGGCGACGGCCCGAGCCAGGCATCGGCCCGGCGCGCGCTCGCGGGGATGCCCGTGACGTGGCTCGGCCGCGTCGGCGGTCGCGAGCTCGCCGCCGCCTACGCCGCGATGGACGTCTTCGTGCACACCGGCACGGAGGAGACGTTCGGCCAGACGGTGCAGGAGGCGCACGCGTCCGGGCTGCCCGTGGTCGCCCCGCACGCGGGCGGCCCGATCGACCTCGTCGACCACGGCACCGACGGCTTCCTCTTCGACCCCGCGTCGCCGCGCGACGCCGACCTCCGCCGCCTCGTGGACCAGCTCGTCGCGAGCGAGCCGATGCGCCTCCGCATGGGCGAGGCCGGGCGCCGCGCGGTCCTCGGCCGCTCCTGGGCGACCATCGGCGACGAGCTCATCGGGCACTACGGCCGTGCCGTCTCGGCCCGTCGCTCGGCGCTGCAGACGGCGGATCCCGCGGGCGCCGGCCCGGTGCCCGTCGGCGCCTGA
- the sdhC gene encoding succinate dehydrogenase, cytochrome b556 subunit → MSIKTTGTREPQSSRAPKVPAGTLYRGREGMWSWVLHRITGVSIFFFLLVHVLDTSLIRVSPEAYNAVIGTYKNPVMGIGEVALVGAIGFHALNGLRIILIDFWRFGAKHQRLMFYVVIGLWVVLMAGFVPRHLMNVFSEAGWI, encoded by the coding sequence GTGTCCATCAAGACGACAGGAACCCGGGAGCCGCAGAGCTCGCGCGCACCGAAGGTCCCCGCCGGGACGCTGTACCGGGGCCGCGAGGGCATGTGGTCCTGGGTGCTGCACCGCATCACCGGCGTGTCCATCTTCTTCTTCCTCCTCGTGCACGTGCTCGACACGAGCCTCATCCGCGTGAGCCCCGAGGCCTACAACGCGGTCATCGGCACGTACAAGAACCCGGTCATGGGCATCGGCGAGGTCGCGCTCGTCGGAGCCATCGGGTTCCACGCGCTCAACGGGCTGCGGATCATCCTCATCGACTTCTGGCGCTTCGGCGCCAAGCACCAGCGCCTCATGTTCTACGTGGTCATCGGCCTGTGGGTGGTGCTCATGGCCGGCTTCGTGCCGCGCCACCTCATGAACGTGTTCAGCGAAGCGGGATGGATCTGA
- a CDS encoding YihY/virulence factor BrkB family protein, giving the protein MTAPDGRGRPDRPAPGSPATGATTADDPAPAGIPALIARVMALKPVRVFLAYGAAGGPILAAGMSYQAVFAVFAALAVGFSVAGSVLAGNPALLDSLLSLIQGAVPGLFGPGGAIEDPQALLASDAVRATGIIGSVGLLVTALGWLASTRDSVRRIFELPPPATFFLLLKVKDLGLALCFALAMLLSAGLSVVSTGLLGVAFRLLQVGEDSLLAIVVGRTVGLALVLALDTAVLAGAYRILSGVRIPRPQLLQGALLGGVAMGVLKVLGTALLGGASRNPLLASFAVIIGLLIWFNLICQVILICASWIAVGMADRGIDARDLTPEQLERERLERLDEARRILEEEERARARERYAQSRGLTRVLLRLRGEHRR; this is encoded by the coding sequence ATGACCGCCCCCGACGGCCGCGGGCGCCCCGACCGCCCCGCACCCGGCTCCCCCGCGACCGGCGCGACGACCGCCGACGATCCGGCGCCCGCGGGCATCCCCGCGCTCATCGCCCGGGTCATGGCGCTGAAGCCCGTGCGCGTGTTCCTCGCCTACGGGGCGGCGGGCGGGCCGATCCTCGCGGCCGGCATGTCGTACCAGGCCGTCTTCGCGGTGTTCGCGGCCCTCGCGGTCGGCTTCTCGGTGGCCGGATCCGTGCTCGCCGGCAACCCGGCGCTCCTCGACTCGCTGCTGTCGCTGATCCAGGGCGCGGTGCCCGGGCTGTTCGGGCCGGGCGGGGCGATCGAGGACCCGCAGGCGCTGCTCGCGTCGGACGCCGTGCGGGCGACCGGGATCATCGGGTCCGTCGGCCTGCTCGTGACCGCGCTCGGCTGGCTCGCATCCACGCGCGACTCGGTGCGCCGCATCTTCGAGCTGCCGCCGCCCGCCACGTTCTTCCTGCTGCTCAAGGTGAAGGACCTCGGGCTCGCGCTCTGCTTCGCCCTGGCGATGCTGCTGTCGGCCGGCCTCTCGGTCGTGAGCACGGGGCTCCTCGGCGTCGCGTTCCGGCTGCTGCAGGTGGGCGAGGACTCGCTCCTCGCGATCGTCGTCGGCCGCACCGTGGGCCTCGCGCTCGTGCTGGCGCTCGACACGGCGGTGCTGGCGGGGGCGTACCGGATCCTCTCGGGCGTGAGGATCCCGCGGCCTCAGCTCCTGCAGGGCGCGCTCCTCGGCGGCGTCGCCATGGGCGTGCTCAAGGTGCTCGGCACGGCGCTGCTCGGCGGGGCGAGCCGCAACCCGCTGCTCGCGTCGTTCGCCGTGATCATCGGACTGCTGATCTGGTTCAACCTCATCTGCCAGGTCATCCTGATCTGCGCCTCGTGGATCGCCGTCGGCATGGCCGACCGCGGCATCGACGCCCGCGACCTCACGCCCGAGCAGCTCGAGCGGGAGAGGCTCGAGCGGCTCGACGAGGCCCGCCGGATCCTCGAGGAGGAGGAGCGCGCCCGGGCCCGCGAGCGGTACGCGCAGTCGCGCGGGCTGACCCGCGTCCTGCTCCGGCTGCGCGGCGAGCACCGCCGTTAG
- the ptsP gene encoding phosphoenolpyruvate--protein phosphotransferase has protein sequence MRITGIGVGHGVATGPVMRMPDPLPEPTTEPFAGDADAEVARVADALAATADDLAERGARAGGDAKDVLDAQSLMARDPALLDSVGRLVGQGRSGERAVFEAFATFQELLTGMGGYMAERAADLADVAQRVIARLRGVAAPGIPTADAPFVLVARDLAPADTALLELDRVLALVTTDGGPTSHTAILARSRSIPAIVGATAAADLADGDEVVVDAAAGVVVVHPDDAERDDALGRIRAREEALAAPITDGALADGTPVPLLANLGSPAEAARAVELGAEGVGLFRTEFLFLDAAEAPSVAEQTAQYTALLEAFPGRKVVVRALDAGADKPLAFLTDAHEENPALGLRGLRALRAAPQILRDQLTALAAADAATDADLWVMAPMVADAEESAFFVDLGRELGLRTVGVMAEVPSLALLADQVVEVADFVSVGTNDLTQYTMAADRMLGSVASYQDPWHPAVLRLVRALGDAGRGSGTPVGICGEAAADPLLAVVLVGLGATSLSMTPAALADVRLELGRRTLDDARAAAEAVLTARSAAGARAAAERILADR, from the coding sequence GTGCGCATCACCGGTATCGGAGTCGGACACGGAGTGGCCACAGGGCCCGTGATGCGGATGCCCGACCCGCTTCCCGAGCCCACGACGGAGCCCTTCGCGGGCGACGCCGACGCCGAGGTCGCCCGCGTCGCCGACGCCCTCGCCGCCACCGCCGACGACCTCGCCGAGCGCGGCGCCCGGGCGGGCGGCGACGCGAAGGACGTGCTCGACGCGCAGTCCCTCATGGCGCGCGACCCCGCGCTCCTCGACTCGGTCGGCCGGCTCGTCGGCCAGGGCCGCTCGGGCGAGCGCGCCGTCTTCGAGGCGTTCGCCACCTTCCAGGAGCTGCTCACGGGCATGGGCGGCTACATGGCCGAGCGGGCGGCGGATCTCGCGGACGTCGCTCAGCGCGTCATCGCCCGGCTCCGCGGCGTGGCCGCGCCCGGCATCCCCACGGCCGACGCGCCGTTCGTCCTCGTCGCGCGCGACCTCGCCCCGGCCGACACCGCTCTCCTCGAGCTCGACCGCGTGCTCGCGCTCGTCACCACCGACGGCGGCCCCACCAGCCACACCGCGATCCTCGCCCGCAGCCGCTCCATCCCCGCCATCGTCGGCGCGACGGCCGCGGCCGACCTGGCCGACGGCGACGAGGTCGTGGTCGACGCGGCGGCCGGCGTCGTGGTCGTCCACCCCGACGACGCCGAGCGCGACGACGCCCTGGGCCGGATCCGCGCCCGCGAGGAGGCGCTCGCCGCCCCGATCACCGACGGCGCGCTGGCCGACGGCACGCCCGTCCCGCTCCTCGCCAACCTCGGGTCACCGGCCGAGGCCGCCCGCGCCGTCGAGCTCGGCGCCGAGGGCGTCGGCCTCTTCCGCACCGAGTTCCTGTTCCTCGACGCCGCCGAGGCGCCGTCCGTCGCCGAGCAGACGGCGCAGTACACCGCGCTCCTCGAGGCGTTCCCCGGCCGCAAGGTCGTCGTCCGCGCTCTCGACGCCGGCGCGGACAAGCCGCTCGCGTTCCTCACCGACGCCCATGAGGAGAACCCCGCCCTCGGCCTCCGCGGCCTCCGCGCGCTGCGGGCGGCTCCCCAGATCCTGCGCGACCAGCTCACGGCCCTCGCGGCGGCCGACGCCGCCACCGACGCCGACCTCTGGGTGATGGCGCCGATGGTCGCCGACGCCGAGGAGTCGGCGTTCTTCGTCGACCTCGGCCGCGAGCTCGGCCTCCGCACCGTCGGGGTCATGGCCGAGGTGCCCTCCCTCGCCCTCCTCGCCGACCAGGTCGTCGAGGTCGCCGACTTCGTGAGCGTCGGCACCAACGACCTCACGCAGTACACGATGGCGGCCGACCGGATGCTCGGCTCGGTCGCCTCCTACCAGGACCCGTGGCATCCGGCCGTCCTCCGCCTCGTGCGCGCGCTCGGCGACGCGGGACGCGGATCCGGCACCCCCGTCGGCATCTGCGGCGAGGCCGCGGCCGACCCGCTCCTCGCCGTCGTCCTCGTGGGCCTCGGCGCGACGAGCCTCTCGATGACGCCGGCCGCCCTCGCGGACGTCCGCCTCGAGCTCGGCCGCCGCACCCTGGACGACGCCCGTGCGGCCGCGGAGGCCGTCCTCACCGCGCGCTCCGCCGCAGGGGCGCGCGCCGCCGCCGAGCGGATCCTCGCCGACCGCTGA
- the trpS gene encoding tryptophan--tRNA ligase has translation MTARPVLFSGMQPSADSLQIGNYIGALLQWKEMQTTHDAVFCVVDLHAITVPQDPAALRASTRRTAAQYIAAGIDPAVSTLFVQSHVSAHTELAWILNTLTGFGEASRMTQFKDKSQKQGADATTLGLFAYPTLMAADILLYGTEVVPVGDDQKQHVELTRDLAKRFNGRFGDVFRIPEPMIQKDTARIYDLQDPTSKMSKSAASDAGVVWLLDEPARTAKKIRSAVTDTEREIRFDRGAKPGVSNLLTILSAFEGTAVEALEERYAGRGYGDLKKDVAEVVTGVFEPIRARTLELLDDPAELDRVLAGNAARAEERADAMLARVHDAVGLVRRAGR, from the coding sequence ATGACCGCACGTCCCGTCCTCTTCTCCGGCATGCAGCCGTCCGCCGACTCGCTGCAGATCGGCAACTACATCGGCGCGCTCCTGCAGTGGAAGGAGATGCAGACGACGCACGACGCCGTGTTCTGCGTCGTCGACCTGCACGCCATCACCGTCCCGCAGGATCCCGCGGCGCTCCGCGCGAGCACCCGGCGCACCGCCGCGCAGTACATCGCCGCCGGCATCGACCCCGCCGTCTCGACGCTGTTCGTGCAGTCGCACGTGTCGGCGCACACGGAGCTGGCGTGGATCCTCAACACGCTCACGGGGTTCGGTGAGGCCAGCCGCATGACCCAGTTCAAGGACAAGTCGCAGAAGCAGGGCGCCGACGCGACGACGCTCGGCCTGTTCGCGTACCCGACGCTGATGGCCGCCGACATCCTGCTCTACGGCACCGAGGTCGTGCCCGTCGGCGACGACCAGAAGCAGCACGTGGAGCTCACCCGCGACCTCGCCAAGCGCTTCAACGGGCGGTTCGGCGACGTGTTCCGGATCCCCGAGCCGATGATCCAGAAGGACACCGCCCGCATCTACGACCTGCAGGACCCCACGTCGAAGATGAGCAAGTCGGCGGCGAGCGACGCGGGCGTGGTGTGGCTGCTGGACGAGCCGGCGAGGACGGCCAAGAAGATCCGCTCGGCCGTCACCGACACGGAGCGCGAGATCCGCTTCGACCGCGGCGCGAAGCCGGGCGTCTCGAACCTGCTGACGATCCTGTCGGCCTTCGAGGGCACGGCCGTGGAAGCGCTCGAGGAGCGCTACGCGGGCCGCGGCTACGGCGACCTCAAGAAGGACGTGGCCGAGGTCGTCACGGGCGTCTTCGAGCCGATCCGCGCGCGGACGCTCGAGCTCCTCGACGACCCGGCCGAGCTCGACCGCGTGCTCGCCGGCAACGCCGC
- the sdhA gene encoding succinate dehydrogenase flavoprotein subunit, with protein sequence MTTDTATPGPQPSASTIVDGVHYHQFDIVIVGAGGAGMRAAIEAGPQANTAVISKLYPTRSHTGAAQGGMAAALANVEEDSWEWHTFDTVKGGDYLVDQDAAEILAKEAIDAVIDLENMGLPFNRTPDGKIDQRRFGGHTADHGKSPVRRSCYAADRTGHMILQTLYQNCVKFGINFFNEFYVLDLVMAEVDGKEQPAGVVALELSTGEIHVFQSKAVIFATGGFGKIYKTTSNAHTLTGDGVGIIWRKGLPLEDMEFFQFHPTGLAGLGILLSEAARGEGAILRNSEGERFMERYAPTIKDLAPRDIVARCMATEIREGRGAGPNKDYVYLDITHLEPAVIDAKLPDITEFARTYLGVEPYTEPVPVLPTAHYAMGGIPTNIKAEVLSDNTTVVPGLYAAGECACVSVHGSNRLGTNSLLDINVFGKRAGNYAAEYVKGVDFTPLPADAADFVKGLVEGARNSNGTERISTLRRELQESMDRNAQVFRTEDTLIEVTKVIADLRERYTNIQVQDKGQRFNTDLLEAIELGFLLDLAEVVVYSAMYRKESRGGHFREDYPKRDDENYMVHTMAYLTGDAHSTDAGDHIKLSTKPVVITNYQPMERKY encoded by the coding sequence GTGACCACCGACACCGCCACCCCCGGTCCCCAGCCCTCCGCGAGCACCATCGTGGACGGCGTCCACTACCACCAGTTCGACATCGTGATCGTGGGTGCGGGCGGCGCCGGCATGCGCGCCGCGATCGAGGCGGGACCGCAGGCGAACACGGCCGTCATCTCGAAGCTGTACCCCACCCGCTCCCACACGGGCGCGGCGCAGGGCGGCATGGCCGCGGCGCTCGCGAACGTCGAGGAGGACAGCTGGGAGTGGCACACCTTCGACACCGTCAAGGGCGGCGACTACCTCGTCGACCAGGACGCGGCGGAGATCCTCGCCAAGGAGGCCATCGACGCGGTCATCGACCTCGAGAACATGGGCCTGCCCTTCAACCGCACGCCCGACGGCAAGATCGACCAGCGCCGCTTCGGCGGTCACACGGCCGACCACGGCAAGAGCCCCGTCCGCCGCTCCTGCTACGCGGCCGACCGCACGGGCCACATGATCCTGCAGACGCTGTACCAGAACTGCGTCAAGTTCGGCATCAACTTCTTCAACGAGTTCTACGTGCTCGACCTCGTCATGGCCGAGGTCGACGGCAAGGAGCAGCCCGCGGGCGTCGTGGCCCTCGAGCTGTCGACCGGCGAGATCCACGTCTTCCAGTCGAAGGCCGTCATCTTCGCCACCGGCGGCTTCGGCAAGATCTACAAGACGACCTCGAACGCGCACACCCTCACGGGCGACGGCGTCGGGATCATCTGGCGCAAGGGCCTGCCGCTGGAGGACATGGAGTTCTTCCAGTTCCACCCGACCGGGCTCGCCGGCCTCGGCATCCTCCTGTCGGAGGCGGCCCGCGGCGAGGGCGCGATCCTCCGCAACAGCGAGGGCGAGCGCTTCATGGAGCGGTACGCCCCGACGATCAAGGACCTCGCGCCCCGCGACATCGTCGCGCGCTGCATGGCCACCGAGATCCGCGAGGGACGGGGAGCGGGCCCGAACAAGGACTACGTCTACCTCGACATCACGCACCTCGAGCCCGCGGTCATCGACGCGAAGCTCCCCGACATCACGGAGTTCGCGCGCACGTACCTCGGCGTCGAGCCCTACACGGAGCCCGTGCCCGTGCTGCCGACCGCGCACTACGCGATGGGCGGCATCCCCACGAACATCAAGGCCGAGGTCCTCTCCGACAACACGACCGTCGTGCCCGGCCTGTACGCCGCCGGCGAGTGCGCGTGCGTGTCGGTCCACGGATCCAACCGCCTCGGCACCAACTCGCTCCTCGACATCAACGTGTTCGGCAAGCGCGCGGGCAACTACGCGGCCGAGTACGTGAAGGGCGTCGACTTCACGCCGCTGCCCGCGGACGCCGCCGACTTCGTGAAGGGCCTCGTCGAGGGCGCCCGCAACTCGAACGGCACCGAGCGGATCTCGACGCTCCGCCGCGAGCTGCAGGAGTCGATGGACCGCAACGCCCAGGTGTTCCGCACCGAGGACACGCTGATCGAGGTCACCAAGGTGATCGCCGACCTGCGCGAGCGGTACACGAACATCCAGGTGCAGGACAAGGGCCAGCGGTTCAACACGGACCTGCTCGAGGCCATCGAGCTCGGCTTCCTTCTCGACCTCGCGGAGGTCGTCGTCTACTCGGCGATGTACCGCAAGGAGAGCCGCGGCGGCCACTTCCGCGAGGACTACCCCAAGCGGGACGACGAGAACTACATGGTCCACACCATGGCGTACCTCACCGGCGACGCGCACAGCACCGACGCCGGCGACCACATCAAGCTGAGCACCAAGCCCGTGGTCATCACGAACTACCAGCCGATGGAGCGGAAGTACTGA